A window of the Helianthus annuus cultivar XRQ/B chromosome 4, HanXRQr2.0-SUNRISE, whole genome shotgun sequence genome harbors these coding sequences:
- the LOC110910036 gene encoding uncharacterized protein LOC110910036 isoform X2 has translation MEQISETYDGIPMPSKEQEDIAEAQNISLPFACRLKCKLGYQGELVKEKDEENERLCGIITGLLAEKEKDNVDKHTMLNRMSQIEALLTAIVLR, from the exons ATGGAACAAATATCTGAAACATACGATGGCATTCCCATGCCCTCAAAGGAGCAAGAG GACATAGCTGAAGCACAGAACATATCATTGCCATTTGCTTGCAG ATTGAAATGTAAACTTGGTTATCAAGGAGAGCTCGTTAAGGAAAAGGAtgaagaaaatgaaaggttaTGTGGAATTATTACGGGGctattggctgaaaaagaaaaagataacGTGGATAAACATACGATGCTCAATAGAATGTCACAAATTGAAGCTTTGTTAACAGCTATTGTTCTAAGATAG
- the LOC110910036 gene encoding uncharacterized protein LOC110910036 isoform X1, producing the protein MVLVKHGMEQISETYDGIPMPSKEQEDIAEAQNISLPFACRLKCKLGYQGELVKEKDEENERLCGIITGLLAEKEKDNVDKHTMLNRMSQIEALLTAIVLR; encoded by the exons ATG GTTTTAGTCAAACATGGTATGGAACAAATATCTGAAACATACGATGGCATTCCCATGCCCTCAAAGGAGCAAGAG GACATAGCTGAAGCACAGAACATATCATTGCCATTTGCTTGCAG ATTGAAATGTAAACTTGGTTATCAAGGAGAGCTCGTTAAGGAAAAGGAtgaagaaaatgaaaggttaTGTGGAATTATTACGGGGctattggctgaaaaagaaaaagataacGTGGATAAACATACGATGCTCAATAGAATGTCACAAATTGAAGCTTTGTTAACAGCTATTGTTCTAAGATAG
- the LOC110882699 gene encoding acyl-CoA-binding domain-containing protein 4-like, with product MSDVQMLDTDTLTWTKFITDVELLPPRAGHTTVVFGGFTDAGDLYDDLYMFDLETFRWTKVITLGVGPSARFSMAGSTLHPQHGGVLIFMGGCNKSLEALDDMFYLHADCFSWTCLSFQGTGDHTFEVSLSFSTLSLCILIKISSLLYGHQMEASVSCEVQMASWCHEWIERLNVIIQDIAKEKEEEKEKERLNDIIAGLVVEKEKHKAEKEAMNERMANIEAMLKARFQNV from the exons ATGTCCGATGTTCAGATGCTTGATACAG ATACGCTTACCTGGACAAAGTTCATAACCGATGTCGAGCTATTGCCACCTAGAGCTGGTCATACAACCGTTGTATTTGGAGGTTTTACTGACGCTGGAGATCTTTATGATGACTTATATATGTTTGATCTTG AAACGTTTAGATGGACCAAGGTTATTACTTTAGGAGTGGGCCCATCTGCCAGATTTTCTATGGCAGGAAGCACTTTGCATCCACAGCATGGAGGCGTTCTTATATTCATGGGAGGCTGCAATAAGAGTCTCGAGGCACTTGATGACATGTTCTACCTACACGCAG ACTGCTTCAGTTGGACATGCCTAAGCTTTCAAGGCACAG GTGATCATACCTTTGAAGTTTCCTTAAGTTTTTCCACTTTAAGTTTGTGTATCTTGATAAAAATTAGTTCGTTACTTTATGGTCATCAAATGGAAGCCTCTGTAAGTTGTGAAGTTCAAATGGCATCCTGGTGCCATGAATGG ATCGAAAGGTTAAACGTGATTATCCAAGATATagcgaaagaaaaagaagaagaaaaagaaaaagaaaggttgAATGATATTATTGCAGGATTGGTGGTGGAAAAAGAGAAACATAAGGCGGAGAAAGAGGCTATGAATGAAAGAATGGCAAACATTGAAGCAATGCTAAAGGCTAGGTTTCAAAACGTATAA